atatatattagggctgtcaatagaTACACATTTTttatcgcgattaatcgcatgctTATTGTGAAATTAAGCAGTCACCATTTATCTTATTAAACAAAttcattttgtcataatttgcaATGATGCAGATTACGTTAATGTCGCAGCTTCACATAGCCTACTTCTCTAATTTATTTGCCTTAATTGCGATATATATGTTAGCACGTTAACGTTGATAGCCCTAATATAGGACTTTAAATagatcaagatttttttttttttttagatgattTGCTGCATCATTCTAGTACTAATTTTAGTCAGTGTTGATAAATTGTTGGCTTGACACTGCTGTAGATAGTATTGCTGTTGTAGATGGGTATTTCCATTTCCTGCCTGGTATGGTAAAGTCAGACCACATACCATTGAACCTATCATTTTCACCTATAGACAGCTTCTTTGTCATTTAGCAGAAGCTTTTCATATAAAGTGTCTTATAGTTCACTAATTACTGTGGCATTGATGGGGGGAGGGGCTCTTTTAGGAATCATCAAGGGTCTCCCCATCCTGCAATCCAATCTGTAATGTTTTAAGTAGCAATGAGTAAATCATTATGCTACCATcactcacgagtcacgacagATCATCTCTGATGTTTGATCACTCTATTGTGTGCACATTCTAGACACACCTGTCAGGACTCTAAAGGGatgttattttgatttatatCCTGAGAAGTACAGCAAGATTTTAATCAGAGATGTCTTTGAGATCAGAAGCTTTGCTTCTCTCAGTGCATTAATTAAAACTCAAACGAAACTATGTATATGTAGCTACATGAGGTGGGTGTCTATCCTCTTTGTTTGTGTGCGCTTTTGGTTCATGGCATTTATGGCCCATGGGATTTTTCCAGGTAATTGGAGCAGCTGTTTTTTTTAGCCTTGCATCATCTAGCAAGTGGGGTGAGGGTCTTTGTCTGAGGTTGGGTGAGAGTAATGGAGAGGGAACAACTGGGTGGAGCTGGAAAAAAATCTTTCTGCCTGCCTTGTGCTGTTAATTTTGTCtgtagggtttttttttttttttttggctgtaATGattacagactttttttttgctGCCTCAACACGTTTGTGAATCTTTGTCTTTATTCATCACAAAGAAAGGCATCCGGTAAAATGGCTGATCTCACAAGGTTGGTCACAGTGACCTTCTAAAATTGCATTGTGGGTTGGATAGAGCATTTTGTATAAAGATTCAGTGTTAGTCAAACCACGTTTGAGCAGCTCATCATACAATTGCCATATATCAGCAAGAACCACACGAACACCTTTTCCCACAGGGAGTGTTTCCATTCTGCTGTCATCAATCTTTGTCTTAATTTATGTCACTGTCCTGACAACACAAGGACAGGAAGCTTAGTTAATTAACTGCCCTTCAAACTTTGTATCGATCTTGAACATAGTTGTGCTTCTTAATATTTTGTTGAACCCTTGATACATTTTTGATAAAttgaaagttaaaaagaacagcaacTCTTCTGTAAGATTGCTTTTACtgacttttgattaatttaacatGTCCTTGCTGAATTAATATCTTTAAAAAGTTTCacaagactggagtaatgatcctgcaaattcagctttgcatcacagaaataaatgataatctaaagtataataaattgaaaaacaaatattttaaattgtaataatatatcacaatattttaaaaaaaattctgcatttttgatcaaataaatgcaggcttgatgagcagaagaaacttctttcaaaaacattacaaatagtaatgtgtccaaacttttggcctatactgtatatgaatatatatatatagacacacacacacacacacacacaactgacaTTCTATTCTACTCTAAAGACATTTACATGGAACTGACAATGACGGTTGCTGTAATGTGGCATTACATTTAAACAGAACAGAAGCATAAAAACACCTAGGCAGAATGATGAAACCAGATTTAATATTTCATTGCCATGTTGCAGTGAGACCGGATGCTATCGTTTGTTGTAACAGAGTGGTTTGTCTCTGTGTGGGATGATTGCGTTCCTCTGCATCATGCGGGTGGCGTGGGCATGAAGTAGATATTAGAGCAAGTCTTCCGTGGGTTTGTCAGTGTCTGTATGTTCAGAGCTGTTGTGCTTTAACCATCGTGAGCAAGAAAGACTGTTTTATTTTTCACGATTTAAGCTTGTGAACATCTTCAGGTATGTTTAGACTGTTGGTGAATGTAGAAAAATGTATGTGATCAAGCTGTATATCAGTCTTTTTAATTTTCCATCTGTTTTTCTCTTTTAGGCATGTCCCCAGTGCTGGCGGGGTTTATCGGTGCTGGTGTGTTAGTTGTGGCAGTCTTTGCGTTAATCTTTCTGTGGACTTGCTGTCAGAAACATTACAACAGGACAAACTACAAGCTACATGGCATTCAGTCAGAACACAATGACCCTCTCACAGACCCGCCGTACAAGTTCATTCACATGCTGAAAGGAATGAGCATCTACCCTGATGCGCTGACCAACAGCAAGAGGATCATTAGGGTGGCACGCCAGGCAAGGTCCCAGACAACTGACGGGGCTCAAGACAGCAAGGGCCGCCCAGCAGTGCTGGTAGATATGGATTCGGCAGCAGAAAGCGGCCTGCTGGGAGAGAAACAAATGCAGATGAGGCTTGGGGAAAGTGGCCACGAAGTTCCCAAGCTGGAGAGGGAGCTTCCAGTGCATGCAGATTACTGCTGTCTGGAAAGCAGCTCTGCAAGCAGCAGTCAGCCCTCCAGTACTACAGTTTCCAACACGGCTACACCCTTCACTCCTGCCGATGAGCCCAGCCGGGGGGACCTCAGCATTGCAGTCGACTATAACTTCCCCAAGAAGGCCTTGGTGGTCACCATCCTCGAAGCTCGGGGGTTACCGGCAGTGGAAGGCCAGGCGGGCAGCGCAGACCCCTATGTGAAGATGACCATTCTCCCAGAGAAGAAACATCGCGTTAAGACTCGTGTGCTGAGGAAGACTCTGGAGCCTGCGTTTGATGAGACCTTCACATTTTATGGCGTGCCGTACAGCTCCCTGTCAGATCTCACTTTGCATTTCCTGGTGCTGAGCTTTGATCGGTTCTCACGGGATGATGTGATTGGGGAGGCGATGGTTCCGCTGGCAGGTGTGGACCCGAGTACAGGCCGGGTACATATTACGCAACAGATCACGAAGAGAAATATGCAGGTGAGAGCGAACATACCAGAAACGATACATATGTTCATATTTGTTATGTATGAATATTTATTCAATATTTcccataatatattaaaaataattaaatttatatatatttttatgccaTGATCAAACTCACCTACCTGCAATTTTCTAGTAACTCtaaagaccttgattagcttgttcaggtgtgtttgattagggttggaacTAAACTCGACTGCCCTCATATATAGCATACCGGTAATATTTTAAgcttatatataaaataaaataaaaataaaaccctcAATGTAACAATAACTACACTAATTTGAGTCTAATTCCTCATAAGGTTTTTGAGttgaaatatttgtattattatatttcatatttaaaatatttatacattttacagatgcttttgttgttgttgattaaaCCCATGACCTTAGCATTGCTAgtgccatgctctactgtttaGGCAACAGGAAAGTTTTTATTTAGAGACTGTGATTCTATTAGATTCAGTTCAACTGTTTATTTCTGAATTGAAATTGTGCTGCATGAAAAAGAACCACatgttaaattatatattttttaaatacatttttcatttgtattatattaaatattgtaaCATTACATGTTTAAAGATACTATATTTCAAGCTAATATTAAAACTACCGCACAGTAGaacattgctgttctatgtatgaAGTTTAGTTCATACCTATCTAACAATAACTAAGCTGATTAAAGTCAAATTCTTCTGATGGTTTTAagctaaatacattactttttctttaagcacgtttcagtttaattttaaaaattattttctgcCTTTTATTCATGCTACCGCTGTGTGACTGATTCAGCTGGGTTCTTTTTATAATTCTGACACTTTTATGAGCTCAGCACTGAATCATCACTGTCTCATCCTCCTACTGAAGTTTGTAGTCATTGATAAATGTGCTTATCCTCCTGCTCACTGAGTGGGATTAGATGATGCGCAGACAATACTGTTGGCACACACATGAAAGTCTCCTCGTGCCTCCGCACAGAACCGAAACTCAAGAAGTTGAGCTGCCAAAATAAACGGAAAACTAATTATTCAGTCATCAGCCCAGtcattttgtacttttttaatgtATCTTATCTTTTACTTTGCTAATACATTATAATAGATTTAACACCTCAATATTAAAACTGTtttatcaacaaaaaaaatgcaataattaaatTGCTTTATATATAAGTAAGCTGGTTGTCTTGCAATTATGAATGTATCCATGCATGGGATAAGCAATTTATTTGACCTTTGTGTCTGTGTATTTGGATTTCTGCAGTGTGTAAGCCGTGGAGAGCTGCTGGTCTCTCTGTCCTATCAACCTGTTTCCCACAGACTCAGTGTGGTGGTGTTGAAAGCCAAACACCTTCCAAAACTGGACATCACTGGGCAGTCTGGAAgtaagttttatatatatagagagagataTTTCTCTGTACATTTTTGTGAGTTGGCAAGATTTTATCAGTCAGTAAGTATTAAATGACaataaaggctgcatttatttgatcaaaattcagtaattttgtgaaatataaaaaaaattctatttaaatttaaaaatgtaatttactccTGCATTGGCAAAGCTGATGATGAGGTCCTTGATCTCCTTAATCTAAGTTTTTATCATTGTTCTGAATATGATCTGGATgaagtctttcacaaaaatacGATTTTCACAGCTTTTTGCTCAGAATGTatcttttttaatgaaacttacgCACATTCACgtgttgataaaataaatactgcattaagctagaataaaacattttcttgatTAAAACAAGAGTCTCTGTTCTTTCGTTTTGCTATacgttcagatattcatacaacaaaatattttggGGGCCATGaacattttgtgaaaatggtcaaaaatgcTGGCGGTGGCTAGcaactttaaataaaaagcTGGCAGGGAAAAAAGGAAACTGTATACATTTCAGGATTTTATAAAGAATATAACGTTATTTTCTAACATTatacatgtctttactgtcaattttaataaatagctgaatacaaatattttctgtaatagagaccccaaacatttgaccAACAGACTGTATATTTAACAAATGACATACTATTTAAATAGTAAATtatagtattttttaaatattattttaaatttttttttctaatcaaATGATCTGTCTTATCTTTTATCCCAGATCCATATGTGAAGCTAAATGTGTTCTATGGCCACAAGCGCATCGCCAAAAAGAAAACGCATGTGAAGAAGTGCACGCTCAACCCTGTTTTTAACGAATCCTTCATCTATGACGTACCAGCTGAGTTGCTGCCAGACATCTCTATCGAGTTCCTGGTCATGGACTTTGACCGCACTACTAAAAACCAGGCCTTGGGACGGCTGGTGCTCGGCGCAAACAGCCCCTGCCCCTCAGGTGATGCCCACTGGCAGGAGGTCTGCCAAAACCCACGGCGCCAAATCTCAAAGTGGCACACACTCAATGAATATTAGAGTTTCACCACACTCTCTCTCCgcgcacacactcaaacacaggcacacaggaaacatttaataaaaagagagagagagagagagtttggagAAAATATGCCTTTGTTACCATCACTACTTGGAAGGTAACGGATCTTCAGgagaactttaaaaaaaaaaaacttacaccAACGTTTACGTCATTTCTAATGCAATGACGGGCCTTGGAAATGaatcttttttaaaaaacaagtaCACTTTTACTTTCTCACTCAGTTGcttacatgcacacacac
This DNA window, taken from Pseudorasbora parva isolate DD20220531a chromosome 7, ASM2467924v1, whole genome shotgun sequence, encodes the following:
- the syt11b gene encoding synaptotagmin-11b isoform X1; this encodes MAEITEIGAAYGMSPVLAGFIGAGVLVVAVFALIFLWTCCQKHYNRTNYKLHGIQSEHNDPLTDPPYKFIHMLKGMSIYPDALTNSKRIIRVARQARSQTTDGAQDSKGRPAVLVDMDSAAESGLLGEKQMQMRLGESGHEVPKLERELPVHADYCCLESSSASSSQPSSTTVSNTATPFTPADEPSRGDLSIAVDYNFPKKALVVTILEARGLPAVEGQAGSADPYVKMTILPEKKHRVKTRVLRKTLEPAFDETFTFYGVPYSSLSDLTLHFLVLSFDRFSRDDVIGEAMVPLAGVDPSTGRVHITQQITKRNMQCVSRGELLVSLSYQPVSHRLSVVVLKAKHLPKLDITGQSGNPYVKLNVFYGHKRIAKKKTHVKKCTLNPVFNESFIYDVPAELLPDISIEFLVMDFDRTTKNQALGRLVLGANSPCPSGDAHWQEVCQNPRRQISKWHTLNEY
- the syt11b gene encoding synaptotagmin-11b isoform X2, with product MSPVLAGFIGAGVLVVAVFALIFLWTCCQKHYNRTNYKLHGIQSEHNDPLTDPPYKFIHMLKGMSIYPDALTNSKRIIRVARQARSQTTDGAQDSKGRPAVLVDMDSAAESGLLGEKQMQMRLGESGHEVPKLERELPVHADYCCLESSSASSSQPSSTTVSNTATPFTPADEPSRGDLSIAVDYNFPKKALVVTILEARGLPAVEGQAGSADPYVKMTILPEKKHRVKTRVLRKTLEPAFDETFTFYGVPYSSLSDLTLHFLVLSFDRFSRDDVIGEAMVPLAGVDPSTGRVHITQQITKRNMQCVSRGELLVSLSYQPVSHRLSVVVLKAKHLPKLDITGQSGNPYVKLNVFYGHKRIAKKKTHVKKCTLNPVFNESFIYDVPAELLPDISIEFLVMDFDRTTKNQALGRLVLGANSPCPSGDAHWQEVCQNPRRQISKWHTLNEY